GCCTGCGTGTATACATGTAATGTATATAGTGTTCGCAAATGTTACGGAACCAATTTCCGTGCAATAAAGTAAGCAACAAGCGTGGTGGGTAGCGCACCCGAATCCGAATTGAACATTGCTCCAATAAGATTGGTTGACATCCTGGTCGTGGCGTTTGCGGGTAGTCTTTCTTAGCCCTGTAGCCATAGTGAAGCTGGAGGGCGCAGCAAATGAGTAGATTTATAGCGTTTTATCAATCTGGAGAAGCAAATCATAAGGTGTACATAACTTTGGTCACTCTTGTTTCTGTGCGTCAGCTTTCGTGGTTGACCGCTTTCGAATGTAATGGAGTTTTACAGCTCGGAATGTTAATTCCTCAGATTGCTGTTAAATATAACAAGGACGTtctaaggttttttttttagatgtgcCCCGACGCGGTAGCTCCattgctatggcattgcgctgctaaacgTGAGGTCGTTTGTTCAACCAGGCCATGGCCGCCATGTTCCAGTGGGGGTGGACTTCAACAAACACCGTAAAAAAGTGTACAACGATGTGTTACGACGTGGCATTTTGCAATGTTCTTGCGTTGTCCAGGCGTTTCTGAAATGACATATCTGCAAATAACACCCATCAGGctagtaaatatgaaaaaaatgctTTCTTTCGCGTATCACATACCATTTTTATTCGCTTTTTGCTTCAACTATAGAACATGCACCATACACACATTACGATGCTACATGTCTAGCTTCTCAGGCACGTGTTGCATACACATGGCAAACGACTTCATTACCGACGGCGGTATCCATGATGAGCAGAAGGCCAACCACCGTATCCAGCTGGGGCACCATAAACACCCGGAGCGTAACCCGCTGCATATCCGGCAGCGCCGTAACCATAGGGAATACTGCCGCCGTAAGCGTATCCTCCAAGCGCTGGATCGCTGGCAACGTATCCCTGACGTCCGTAAGGGGCGTTACCACGGGCTCCAGCAGCGCCTGCGTAGGGGTTGTATCCGTACATGCCGTACCCACTGTAGCCACCAGCATTGTAAGGCGATGCCGCCCAAGCAGCAAATGCTGTAGGTGCACCAGTCTGTGTAGCTCCTGAAGGAACCGGAGGGACGACTGGCGCAGCGTTGAAGACCGCGTCGGCGCTGGCACCAGGGGCGGTGCCCGGCTCGTTGGTGTCCACGGTGACACGGAAGCCGTTCGCATCGGCCACGTAGTTCACCCGGCGGTAGAGACCATTCGCGTCTCGATATCCATAGGAGCCGGTCTTGGCGTTGCTCGAATCACCTTGCTCGCTGCGGAACTGCCGGTTGCCGTACTCGTCCACATTGTCGTAGCCGAAGCTATACGGCTGAGGTGGCTGCAATATATAGTGAGAACGAaagctttattgcgatagcaattctatggacactccaggcgaaatTTCGCGCGCCGTCATCGTGAAATTCCCTATGTATTTAGATATATGTATGTTCTATGTCATGCCATGCTATATGACGTGTGGTatatgggggagggggaggggcggtTGTATTGCCGGGCCAATCACTCACTAAAGTTGATCATACCAGCTCTTTTTCTATTTCTTGAAAAACTTATTCCTCAGAAGTTTGAGAATGGCAGCCTACAAATAAATTCATTGGAAGAGAAcagcgacagcgcatgccttttatcttaaatcttcccAGACTTAAATAatgaaagtgcaaaaaaaaacccAGCTCAAATCTGAACGGGATGTAAGTGTTTTGGcccggctgtgcactacctcagGGGTCAGCCTAGGACTGAGGCTTGAAACATACCTGAGGCCGAAAAGTTGTGGTACAGTGGCTAAGAAAGACGCtctctttaataaaaaaaaacataaatgaaattgtcaGGTGACATTATTCAGACATACCTGACACGGAAATGTTCTGACAAAGCCGCTAAGGACTGCATCAACTTTAATCAATAAACAAAAATTAACTTATCTGATGGCCGGATTCAAACCGAGGACCTTTGGAACAACAACTCGTTTTTAATTAGTCAGCTTCCGTTAACTTCAGTTCATGCTGGCACAACAGCTATGCCACTTCTTGTAATATTCCAACATGTGTCTATCGCGTTCACTGCTTCGAACTTACGGCTAAACGGGTATTTTGTTGGGGTAACAAAATGTCGAGTGGTGTGCAACTAAAATATTGGAAACATTGTAGGCAAGCAAGCTCTTGACGGTTGTCCTTTCTTGACTGTTGCTGTCATAATGGCAAAGGCATACTAAACAGTGTTAAGGCTGCAAACAAAAACTTAAGGCAGCACTGGTGCACGAGGTATCCAAGTTGACTTACTATGTACTTAATTACGTAGCACTGAAAGTAAGCGATATACTTAAGTAACTGCGTTCACGACGTTGTTATCGCAGAATTAGTAAATCGACAACCAAACCGATAAGCGTATCACGTGCGCAGATGCCGTTGCCATGCGGCTAACACATTGGCGCTCCTCGGCAGCACTAGGGGTGCTCCCATATCCAGGGGACACCAGGTATACGCAGAAAATGCTTGTTACTGCTGTTCCAGCGTGATTCTGACATGTGCTTACGCCATTTTCAGGAGGTCCCACGAAAGAAACATGCTTTTATGTGATGGTCAAGTCAACTTAAAAATCAGAAAAAGCGCCGTACTAATAAAGGTTGGTACTGATAATGAGCTGGCCTACGTAAGCGTTAATGCATAACCCTAAAGAGTTTCTGAAGTTCGCCTTGTAACAGCGATGCATAAGGTCATACATGGGACACGTCTCACGGCGATTCCCGCACACCACCGGGTTTTGCTATCTGAGTGGAACATTGATTGGGCTGATTAGTCCTATTAGGCTTACTCTTCAGCGGTTGATTCATTTTTCTGGTCACCATACACACTGGGCACCAAGCCTCTTCGAACGTAACATTGTAAATCAGCCGAACTGTATTGTGCCCAGTTATTTACAGAGTAGGAAAATAAAGCTTCGCTATTTAAAACGAACTTTTTGTGGTTTTCTGACTTCTGGTAATGAACAGCTAGGTTGCGTTGGCTTCAGGAACACAGATGCTCTCACCGCCTTTAAAGCtccccacatttatggaaggtctGGGATACCCCTTTTTCATATGTGCGACTATAGCGTTTGTACCATAAGTGCTAGATTCCCGGCATTTCTGCTCCATCATCGTGATAGATTAGGTAAATACGCTTATTCCTATGTTCGAGTGCGACGCTGGGCCCAATCAGGACCCACAATCATTGCCAAGTTTTCTTTGAAAGATGTCTCTGTGCTTTCCGTAAGATGAGCGTTCAAGCTGAATTTGAGCTCAAGCTTGAGGTCTGACACGAAACTTCATCATGTGCTAGAAGCCTGCTTCGTTCTTTGGTTTTCGCGAGACGTATGGTATTCCGGTTCGCTTACAAACTGTCAGCACCGGTTTCCTGTAACGCCGAGGACTACACTGACGAATGCTGAAGGGCGTGCATAAAGACTCGAGTGCGACGTGAGCAATCATGGACTCCTTAATTCTTCGGCTTCAAGTGCAAGAAAGTGTAGCCGCATAGAAGACACACTCGACGCTCACAGAGGTATAGGCGTCGTATCTTCCGTAGGGCGCCGACGGAGTAGCATAGCCTGCAAAGCCTACACCCGTGTATCCAGCCAGGTTCGGCTGGTGATGGTCTAGGGCGTAGGCTTGAAGGACGACGCAGACGAACAGCACTTGCACCTGGGATAATTGAAAACAGGAATGGACTTGATGTAGGACATCACGAATGCATCTGTATAAAAGTCGTAGAATTGCTTGAGTTCGTGTGGCGATCAGCGCAGCAAGCTGCGCAAGGCCAATTGGTGTCGACCTCAAACGATAAATTGCTTGAAGGCGACACCTCATTTTAAAGGAAAAGGTGATAAGGATAAGACATGCTCTCataggccagttacagtaacgtcggtgGCATATAGAATGCCAATGCAAGCAATAGAATTAAAACTGCTAAATTGGGTGGAGAAATAATATTTAGTGGGTGAACAACAGTATAGGTTCAGGCTAGGCATGCGCTTTGAAGGTATGTTTGTACTGACGCAGTTCATAGAGATTTCAGTATCTCAATAAGAGCCTTTATGGATAGTATTTCTAGATATAAGGGGAGCCTATCGTAGGAAAGACAGGAAATTGTTATGGGACAATTCCGAGCACTAAGTTATACATCATGATATCGAGAAGCTGCTGAAGGAGATTTGTAGAGAGAACTGTGTAAAAATTGTATGAGAAGGCAAGAAAATGTAACGAAGTGGTGGAAATTAACCAATGACTCAAACAAGGATGTCCCCAGTCTGCATGCTTGTTTATGCTTTATGTTATGTCATACAAACACAACAACTGGAATGCATTGAATTTGGGTTTGACTAGTCCTACATGCGTAATGCACAATTGGCGCAACAGCAGCACCCTGGAATTATGGATGTGTGCGACCTCTATAGTGCTACTAGCACAAAAAAAATAGAttcagacacttgcgaatatatgtggcaacgcagcgacaaatctagtCCTTAAGCTTAGCCTAGAGAATTCGGCAATTATCATCTTTAATAAAGAGACGAGTAACTACGTGCTTTCGGTTCAACAGCAAGTCTTATCTATAGAAAGCAATATATATACCTCTGCGTATACATAAATGAAGGAAAGTCTTACAGAATCACTCACCAACATAATTATAAAATAACGGGGAAGCGCAATACGGCATTTATAAAGCATACCGCACTGCGGGGCAGAATaagtatgaggtggtgcgtggaatatGGAAAGGAGTAATCGTGCAAGCGCTAACATTTCCAAATGCCATTCTGCGCTTAAAATCGGACATCTTCTCGGGGATGGAAGTTAAACAAGACCGGTAGGCCCGTTGGTTTTTGGGTGCTtgaaaaccacaaatgaggcagtgtagTGGGACATGGGTTGAGTTGAgcctcgtttgaagtcagagaaaGTCAGATAAAAATTACTTTTGgggactcaggaacatggatcgaAATAAATGGGCAGATAAAGTTCACAAGCATCTTTACCCGAAAAGCGTGGacgcagaatggaggaagaggtcaagaaagttgtcAACCAAGCACAGGGTAATTGAGAGTGCAGATAGACAGCCAGGAGTAATCCGAAAGAAAGttagagaaacagagacagcgaattggatgcaaagaatggtaACGATAAataccatggagatttacaagaatgagaacaTAGGAATAGAAAAATCTGTACGATGGCAGGAAGGACagcgccttgctatttgaggaTGGAGGTGGTCGCCTATGGAGAAAATAATGCAAAAACCTACCGAAGCAAACATTTACAAGTAGATTAGGCATTTCTATGCTGCAGGAAAAATTTGGAGGCCACTCAACACATCCTCATGAAATGCCAATGTACTACCCGGCGAAACCATCAGGCGACGAATACACCTTCCAGAATCACTTAGAGTTAAAGTAGACGAAAGCACCATCCGGTCAGCCGTTGACATGAGAAAAATACGTTTAGAGCATTGCCGCGAAAAAGAGCAAGGAAGAGATTGGTATGACCGGATTCGTTACAGTCATAGGCAGCGGTACAAtgtagagaagttttgaggaagggaAAAATGTTTAAGGAGGTGCCAAAAAAAGTGCCAGAATGAAAAGCGTgtgtagcatacctgattaactcaagcatgCTAGGTGTTGGTTTGTCCcggccctgtttcaaaggggatggcTGTAAATCATTATGATCAACATTGATGTTGTCACTTTGAAATTTTAACGGAACCTAGGGGCGGTGGGGTGacaagcattttgccccttgcaAGGATTATCTGCAGAATAAAGGCACAGTTGAGTGCGGTTTTCGCGAAAAACTGGAATCTCTAGCGTAGTGCAGCTGTAAATTCAGGCAAGTGAACTGTAATATTCTCGTAGGGAAATTCAAGCTACAGTTCTTAATTCCAGACTGCATCATTAAAGGTCGAATTATTTCGCTTTATTTAGCGTTAATGGGGAATTAGCCATTCGTACACCTTTAGTCAGGTACGTACATGTAAAGATTCTGTCAACATTGATTTCTGATGGTTATAGCTTACGTACTCAGTAGTTGCCACTGTCCGATGGAGGTCAATGCTTAAGTTTGCTAAAAAAGTTTGCTCCGCAGTCATGCACCGTTACAATAAATCTGTCATTATTTTTTCCCGAACCTCGATTGAATCGAGGCGGAGAAGCCATACGGCAGCGGATTTCTGCTTTGTTCGGAAAATAATATCATAAACACCCTCACCTTTAGGAACATTGCGGTAGTGGCGAAGATCCCGCGAGTAGTACGCAGAGCTACAATATACCCTGCAACGCAGAAGGGAAGGCGACTGTCTTCTGTCGGTCTCTGCATGCGCGCAGGGGGCTTTTATACTCGACACAGCGACACCTCTCTAGTTGTTGCCACACAATGTTGCAGCGTACTTGGCTGTATTGCAGTGTTCGCTTTGCTTTTGCATCTTGCAAAACTGAAATGTCGTGCGTCATGGTGCTCCGAGTTTGATTTTACTTAAAGTAGCGTCTTCTTTCCAACACGCCACTGCGTCTAGGACACAACTAAACGCACATTCGGACGAATAAGCAATAAATCCGCCATCATTCATTTATTATAATATATGGTGGCAGGAAACAAGGGCCTTAAGGATTGAACATAGCGAGGATCTGGATTTTGTTGAAGAAATTTCAGCAAACATGCGGATTACTACCAATACAATTTAGCTCGATTTATTTCTATTAACAGTCTTAATCCAATAATTTCTTTTCCTACACTTTGCCTTTTCACAATGATTTCTTGCAGCTTTTCCTTTTAGTCTTTCATATATTTGTGGAGGGTGTCCCAATGCAGCATCTGACTTCTGGATCTCCCACTATGTATCATATTACTGTGTTACACATATTACCTCAATAAACTTCTTACCACTAGTGGTTTCAACGATTGAAAATAATCATGCCATTGACTGTCGATGAAGTTGTACTGATGAATTTTGAGGTTCGGACGAAGTAGTTTGGCACACATTATCGCTTTGTGTAATCCTCAATATTTGTgctgtttagaaaaaagaaaattcagtgcATCTGCTTCTTTCAGAATAGGTCGGCGTGTTCGGAACGTATGGGGTGACATCTTTCCGAATTCAAATGTGCGCCCAATATGCCTCGGTACGGACAGTTCATTGTTTCTGGTTATCTCATCCCTGTCTCATAGTGCGTCTTGGCGATGGTCTATGCGGTACATTGGAAACTCGTGTAAAATCTTTCGTTGAGCAGTTAACGCTTAGTTGTGGTTTTATATTCaaagaggctgaattaatctgtTTAACACAAGTGAAATCACTATCTGGCGGAAGGGTGTTTAGTGTTGCGACAAAATGGTGACGATTTCGCGACTGCTCGACGCTCGACAACAAATTGTGCGGGAATAAACTCTGAACTGCACGAGGTTTTCGACCCATGAGTAAATTTGCGCACGCTTGACATAATTCGTATAAGCCGCCCCTTATTTTTCCGCAGCACGTGTGCGCGAGGAACTTGGCCCGGCAGCTGAACTTCATAGCATTAGATTTGTTCTTCTacatcaggggccctataacgtaaaactagtccaatatgtttttataccaatctcctgacgtgaGATTTACGTAAGCACTGAAGCAAGTATCGTGCGGTGGCCCGCAGCGTTGCTCGCACGGCCAAATCAAACGCTATCCTCCTTTATAGAAAGTAACCTTGTTTACTttcaaaatgaataacattgcttaCATTGATCAGTTTTGGTTATTTAATTGGATGATAAGAGGTCAGGAGCACGCCCAAGTGGATAGGACTCcgatggggccaagccagcgCCATAGAATACAGAATAAAGAAACATTAGAGTAGGTAAACTGTACCtaccacagtggttcgaaaataataagcagcagcgcatggaacttaggtggacgccagaagacgttgctcaatccggaagcggaagtacaCTTTTTTTAGAACAAAATCTAATATGGCCGCTTTTCGCCGGTCGCGTACGcgggtacgcgccgtgcttgccctgtcggctatgcggcatgcctcaatgcattcgctgccgcgtagctggtgcgttgtaattgccaagagcctctactgacgcccatacaaacaagccactagtgagtgaacagaacgcgcgacttcattggcagaagacaagcagtgtacattctcgtgcaatagcagaaatgaaatttgcatgtcgagatacgctggaatcattgacgcgagctcgtaaacggctcaccgtcgtcgtggCACGTGGTTGTCAGAtcaacgagcgacaaccagcagtggaaacagattggacagtgtgccacctgtttgcagcgacagtcaccgttaaaaatgcccaaattggaTTCCGAAGCAattgggtgacgcaggcatctgctgccgcagactacacagcgacatggactaccccggattttagccgttcactccatTCCAACCtacacgtttcttttctttcgggggccgctaatgtgtggctcacacttggcgtcccacattgtctcaatatggacaagtcgctttcgtgggcatcaccttcatcagccacttttgcgggcctttccacccaacttcatacacgtccgaccatgtaagcacgtacgCTCGTCTCCGTTCATGCTTAATCCCAGCCAAGAAAggcagaggcacaatttgcccatggatgccgcaggaaagggtgaacggggagcacaaaTCACGGTGTgagtaaattgggagtctatgtcgctgtgaaGACTGCAGGAGCacatgcttacttcgagagactgcttctcAGTGCAACTGACcgggccgcaatattcgaaaaacataacactgcgaccgtaaccaagtgacataacagcgaAATTAAACAGCAATGAATCAACACATGacgttcagacaatacattatacattggctacggaCCATCTTAGAGGCATAATGCTTGCTTttgtcgcatgtggtggtctggcAACGTGCGACAAccagcggtacaaacagattggacagagcttCGCACctatttgaaccaacagttgccgttgaagatgagcaacttccattgcgaagcaatcaagTGACGCAGGCATCtactgccgcaaccaacacagcgacatggactacccggcattttagcattaactcctttccaacatgcacatttattttctttcgtgggccgctaatgtgtggctcgcaCTTTATGTCCCACTTTGTGTTAATGTgaacaagtcgcttttgtgggcatcaccatcggcagccatttttgcgggcctttccacccatacggctatcaactttatacacttcgaaccatgtaagcacatatgctggtctccgttttgagcaaatcatggccgagatAGGCGACAAGCCCAATTTGCGCTGTAGCATGCAAgaacgaacggggagcaccagttacggtgtgtgtgtactgggagtctatgtctcTTTGccgactgcaggagcagatgcttACCTCgcgggactgcttaccaatgtaaCTGACCAGGCAcccacatccgagaaacgtaacacagttaccacaaccaagtggggcagcaaaaccagattctgcaatcaatcacgtCACTGTAGCTTGCGCAAGGACCCAGGCTAtggaggaagaagagcaatcatcaacgagactaggaatatgggaaatgagaaagcttgcattcaagagagaagccactctgctctgcaggCATTAAAGGAtcaaaacatcaagaaaagtaaagtggtgcatagcacatggtgcataggttaatgcaagacacataccgatgctgcatcagctatttcaggagaggaactgtgcatgacaacataaactggaagatactgctacagatatgttaagctactagacagtgactggtattaagtatcagagaagaatcggttgacctttatgtttggatggggatgaatgacctctaacaaaaatgggcaatgaaaaagcttgcatatacagaagaaaaattacacttggcacaaacggaattgacatggctaggaagctgattaagggaaaactgacggaattcgatcttttggccagcgtcgtccgtgtttggtcagatgttgcaggtgcatctgaagacgaagaatttctagaaagtactttttgagttacctggatgactcagccaaatgtccgtgctggtggaatggtggctgaagctatTTTCAGTTTTAGcacagtcctctgcagacttgatatatcatccatattcttctgcatgcgcttctttgttcgtgaTGTAGAAGCCTTGCAAAGTCGGCTCCAGCCCcatcctgttggtgcagataggagctcctgtgatgaccaagatgtgcttggcatagactgtGTGGGGGCAGAagggtgacacatgagatacagcacagattagccaaactcatgtgtgTTTTCATTTATGTTCGAAACAATTATACTGatccataaatatgaacaaacattcatatctgctgcaaaaagcaagccaatacagcatatatcaaacatatttatttctgaaccatgtgttgttttCCTTGTAATAGTAGCCAACGTCCACACaacgaccttgttgtagcaggcagcagcttctgttcagtgcgtggagtgtgttgctttatacttgTGCGGTACTCATTACTGCATGTCAgaaacagaaattttgactgaatcagaaagtgagaaagcaaaattttgcaatatgacaTGCAAAAACgtgtgacatatatattgtaatgatttgcgacaacagaacacatgcaaatgtacactgtctgttctaaggtgtttaagcagcatgttaaataaatattgctattgtccataaaattgatgtctgcgtaactacaatgcatgtcaacagct
This Dermacentor albipictus isolate Rhodes 1998 colony chromosome 1, USDA_Dalb.pri_finalv2, whole genome shotgun sequence DNA region includes the following protein-coding sequences:
- the LOC139055007 gene encoding pro-resilin-like; this encodes MFLKVQVLFACVVLQAYALDHHQPNLAGYTGVGFAGYATPSAPYGRYDAYASPPQPYSFGYDNVDEYGNRQFRIEQGDSSNAKTGSYGYRDANGLYRRVNYVADANGFRVTVDTNEPGTAPGASADAVFNAAPIIPPVPSGAAQTGAPTAFAARAASPYNTGVYSGYGRYGYNPYAGAAGARGYSPYGRQGYVASGPALGGYAYGGSDPYGYGAAGHAAGYAPGVFVYAKHILVITGAPICTNRMGLEPTLQGFYITNKEAHVQVLFVCVVLQAYALDHHQPNLAGYTGVGFAGYATPSAPYGRYDAYTSPPQPYSFGYDNVDEYGNRQFRSEQGDSSNAKTGSYGYRDANGLYRRVNYVADANGFRVTVDTNEPGTAPGASADAVFNAAPVVPPVPSGATQTGAPTAFAAWAASPYNAGGYSGYGMYGYNPYAGAAGARGNAPYGRQGYVASDPALGGYAYGGSIPYGYGAAGYAAGYAPGVYGAPAGYGGWPSAHHGYRRR